The genomic window TTAAAGATGAAGATGTACAAAAAGGAGATAAAAAGGCAAAAAATTTTTCCATTTGGGAAGTCATGCGAAAGAGGCAATTTTGGTTCTTAATTTTGCCTTTTGCTTTTTGTGGTTTTACGACAACCGGCCTAATGGACACTCACCTGATCCCCTACTCCCATAATCACGGATTTTCCACCACGGTCACTAGTGCAGCAGTTAGTATTCTAGCTGCATTTAATATTATTGGAATTTTATGTTCAGGGGTTATCATCGATCATTGAAGTAGTCGAAAACTCCCCGTTTTCTTGTACTTTACACGTGCCTTATCCATCGTTATTCTCATATATAGCCAAGACCCAGTGTTATTACTTATTTTTGCGGCCTTATTTGGATTAGTTGATTTTGCCACTGTTGCACCTACACAATTGCTTGCTACTCAATACTTTAAACATTATTCTATTGGGTTTATTGTAGGGTGTTTATCTTTAGGGCATCAAATAGGATCAGCATTAGGAGCTTATATTCCAGGATTACTATTTAATGAGTTTGGAAACTATGATTTTGCGCTTTACCTTTCGATAATCATCTTGGTGGTGGCAGCCGTTTTAAACTTTTTACTTCCTGAATCTTAAAGTAGATGCCTGTCCAACAATGCATAAATGTTTTGTTGGACAGGCTTCAAGAATTGCAGCTGTGACCTTTTTTTAACTCAAGCCCCCATTAGCTCAATATGTTTGTAGTAATAGAATCTTTTATATTAGAGTAAAATTGCTTGCCTTTCATGTACATAAAATTGGGATGATAGGTGCGAATAGTATTATTAGGCAATAATTCATGTTTCAACAATGCTATTTTCCTCGTTTCCCAACTATTAACACTATTAATCTTTAAATCTCGCCACTCAGTTTTAATGTATTGATCATAATTTGGACCAGTAAAAAAGATAATTAAGTCTGGCTTTAGAATTTCAATCTCTTCCTTAATCACAGGGAACTTTTCTTTTTGAATATTTACTAAACTTTTGTCAGGTGCTCCCTTAGTTTTTTCCTTTCCAATCTTTATTATATTGTTCCAAACACACTCGACACTTTTATCTGGATTTAATTGTTTTATTGTATTTACGTAATCTTTCACAGTATTCCAAAACGGACCACCATATTTAAAACATTTACCGTTTCCAAAAAAGTTGGAGTATGTTACTAATAATTCATCTATGCTTTTATTACCTAATTCTCCTTCCCATGTATTGGTTTCTTGTCCAAAAAACATAATTTTGATATCAGCATATTTATACTTGTCTTCATCATTTATATAAAGTAACAACGGATTACTTAGTTGATTTCCTTCAAGGGAAGAAACCATATCTGACCAATGTCTGCTATATAGGTTTAAAAGATTTTTATTCATAACAAATCCACCTTACTAAATATACTTTATTTAATATTATCATAGAAAGTTAATTACCTTATTAAACGTCACTTGACTAAAATAAACTAGAGACTGAACATACTGTTATCATGTTCAGTCTAGAAATAGACGGTTTTCTAAAAGAGATCTGTTATTCAGCAGGACAAACTACCTGAGCCACTTACACATCAAGGGCGCATATTTTTAGGTTAAATGTACCCTTATTGTGCTTTTTTCATAATCCTAACTGTGTCGGATGTATAGTCCCTCCGACCCAATACTCGTATCAACTCTCGATATCTCTCAAAATACCTGTCAACCAACAGAACTGTCCCGTAGCATGATTCAATGTCCAATGTTTCAGATGAAGTGTGCTCATGGGCATAGCCGACAGATAGGTTCACACATTGGATGCCATGTGATGCCCAAATTCTTGTGTCACTGCTGCCTCCTGCTGTACATTTCCAGCCTGTTAATCCCGCTTCCATTGCAGTTTCTTCAATGAAATTCCCATAATTTTGATCGCAGAAACGTTCGTGTCTGCCACATGATACAACAATATCTCCACTCCCACGCCTATCTAGCACAAGCGCAGCATCCACATCCCAGAGGAAATACTCATGCACCTGGCTGGCACCAACCAAACCTACCTCCTCTTTCACGGTAAAAATAAATTTCACAGTACCGCGAAAATGTGATTGTTGTAAGTTCCTTGCCATTTGCAAAATAATCGCCACACCAGCACGGTCATCAGCACCTAAAATCCCTTCGCTGCTTGACCAAACTCCATTATCCTTCACAATTTTCCGTCCCGGAACAAAAGATTCATACGTATCTAAATGAGCATTCAGCAAGATGCACGGACCATTGCCAGAACCGTATTTTTTCTGAGCCAAAATATTTCCGCTTTGATCCACTGCAATATGATCAACAAACGGAGTAAGAACTTGAACCACATAATCTCTTATTTCGCCCTCATTCCCGCTCTCTCCATTTATTGATAGCACTCGCTCCAGCTCGTGAAAAAATAACTGTTTTCTCATAAACTCTTCATTATGATTCAGCCATTCTTTTTCAATCTTTTGTATCCCTTCAGCAATATCTAACAAATCATAACGATTACAAAGGAAAGTTACATTTCTGTTCCTGATGCGGTAACGTCTTGTGGAGATCGCTCTGAAAATCATTTCCACCTTCTCCATATCTACCCCTGGGCGAAACAGGAGATATGGATTTCGATTGCCATGACCATCACAGCTTCCAATGGTGTATAAACCGAGACGATTAAATTGTCTAACCAATCCGCTTAAATACGTATCTAGTTCATGAATTTTTGGCGCTTCCGATTCTGGAGTAAACCAGTCTCCGAAATGCCCTCTGTCTTGAAAGTCAACTGCTCGCAGCCAATCAGATTCGATGACTGGTCCTGTACCGATGGTTAGTACGTTACGAACTAAGGTAAATTCGACATCCAACTTAAGAAGACACTCCCGTAAAAACTTTAAATTTACCTCGGATTCCTTTGAACAGTCGAACTGATTCTCTCCCATTTCCTTTAAGTTAAACCCTTGTCGAATAAATAACTGATTCCAATTTTTCATACATGATCATCTCCCTTTTCGTGATGTCTCTATTATCACAAAAAGGCGATGACCGACCTGTCATCGGTTGATATATTCACTTCCGTAAGCATCATCGACCCTAAACATGACAATATAAGGAACGCTTTCATTGAAAAAATAGGCGATGTCATCTTGATACCGTGTAGGCTCAATAATAAATGGAATGCCAACCGCGTCAAGTTTCGATCTTAATCTCTCTATAGCTTTCACCAGGTTCGCTTTTTTAACTAGACCATCTACCCCTGTTTTACCGAAAAAATCAACCAAGTTTGCTCTCGTTCCTGGATTTTCTTTATTGCAGCGGAGAAGGAAATGTCTGAGCATCGCAGCCTGATTAGGTGTGAGCACTTTTTCCTCCCCATTGAACACGAGAATATTTTGTTGGTCGTTAAAGTATAAAACGATGGTGTTCATCGGACTCTGTCCAGCAAGTTCATCACATGAATCCCTTGAACAAGACTCAATACCATCTTTCGATATTTGATAAAACGCATTGGCCTCCAAATAATTTTCATTATGTTTTAAAACATCGTAAAGAGGTGATAATTCAAGATTAGGCAATTGTCCATGGGATCTGTCTAATTGTTCAAGTGCCTGATGAGTGGAGCTCGCAACATATAAAGCACTATTCGTTAAATACATGTGGGCATGGAAAATTTGCTTGTCACTTAATTGATACTCCGACTTAATATGTGAGCACTGACAGTCTAATGCCGATTGAAAATATTGTACGGCCCTGCTATAACGCTGCTCTTAATAAGCCAAAAATCCTAAACGGTAATACGCGATCGGGATCGTTCGATCATATTTCAGCGCCTTTTCAAGCGAACTTTGAGCAAGCCCATCATCTTTCTCATTATTCATTTTTAAAAAAGTACCGTATTTAATAAGATGTGAGATTAATAGTTTTTTGATATATATAACCGTATCTCCGAATTGTTCTTTATCTTTTCTGGCAAGCTGTATTTGCCTGCGATACATTTCTTCATAGACGTTTATCAGCATGGAGTAATGACCAAAGTCACTTTTCGGTTCATTTTCGTGTAAGGTTTGTTCTAGGGTTTCTAATTCTTCTATGGATAATTGGGATAGTCTCATGGATAGTCATCTCGCTTAGCTTTTTTATTTGTTAAGTAGAATGTCGGGA from Bacillus sp. DTU_2020_1000418_1_SI_GHA_SEK_038 includes these protein-coding regions:
- a CDS encoding M20/M25/M40 family metallo-hydrolase; translation: MKNWNQLFIRQGFNLKEMGENQFDCSKESEVNLKFLRECLLKLDVEFTLVRNVLTIGTGPVIESDWLRAVDFQDRGHFGDWFTPESEAPKIHELDTYLSGLVRQFNRLGLYTIGSCDGHGNRNPYLLFRPGVDMEKVEMIFRAISTRRYRIRNRNVTFLCNRYDLLDIAEGIQKIEKEWLNHNEEFMRKQLFFHELERVLSINGESGNEGEIRDYVVQVLTPFVDHIAVDQSGNILAQKKYGSGNGPCILLNAHLDTYESFVPGRKIVKDNGVWSSSEGILGADDRAGVAIILQMARNLQQSHFRGTVKFIFTVKEEVGLVGASQVHEYFLWDVDAALVLDRRGSGDIVVSCGRHERFCDQNYGNFIEETAMEAGLTGWKCTAGGSSDTRIWASHGIQCVNLSVGYAHEHTSSETLDIESCYGTVLLVDRYFERYRELIRVLGRRDYTSDTVRIMKKAQ